In Pongo abelii isolate AG06213 chromosome 22, NHGRI_mPonAbe1-v2.0_pri, whole genome shotgun sequence, the following are encoded in one genomic region:
- the LOC112130472 gene encoding keratin-associated protein 21-3, with translation MYFNYESVCGSCGSGACCGCGYGCIYSTHCGCNGYYGCYENRYSVIDDLIFLLLRNTIEHCFLFSFSKIYSALITLNPDSSPLEKNDSSGENSICLQSTC, from the coding sequence ATGTATTTCAATTACGAAAGTGTGTGTGGGAGCTGTGGATCTGGCGCTTGCTGTGGTTGTGGGTATGGCTGTATATACAGCACCCACTGTGGCTGTAACGGTTATTATGGTTGTTATGAAaacagatattctgttatagatGATCTGATTTTTTTGCTTCTAAGAAATACCATTGAGCATTGTTTCTTATTTAGTTTCTCAAAGATCTATTCTGCTTTAATCACCCTCAATCCTGATAGCTCTCCGTTAGAGAAAAATGACTCATCCGGTGAAAACTCCATTTGTCTTCAAAGTACCTGTTAG